CCACCTGTTTGGTTGTCGATGATGGTGACCCCAGCTTCATATAGATCAGTCGTCGATTTGCCCGCTGAGTCCTTGTATGATTTGTTGGTCCACTGGGGAAATAGGGTCTTACTCTGTAGCACATTTTCTACGTCTTGTTGTTTCGTTAAGTCAATGGTTGTATGAATCCGTAAACCAGCAGTCGGCAACGCTGATTCGGCATCCGTTGCATTGGCGTATAAATGAGACTGGACGAGTGCGTCAAGAATTCTGGGTTTGAGTTCGTCTAACATTAAGTATGGGTGAGCTGGCAATCCACTTGCGGGAGCCTTATGAATATCCTTTAAAATGTCGAACTTCATTGCGTCGTCAAATTGGCTTTGGGTAATCATGTTGTTGGCGAGCATTTGTTGCAGAATATAGTGTTGCCTCTGCAATGTATGTTGCGGATACTGATATGGCGAAAAGTATGATGGATTATTTGGAATGGCAGCTAAGAAGGTGGACTCCGGCAGTGTCAAGTTTTTCGGATCCTTCTGAAAGAGGATCTCGGAAGCCCGCTTGACGCCATACACCGGAACGGTGCCTAGTCGACCCATGTACACCCAGTTCATGTAATCCGTCATAATTTCGTCTTTGCTCAATTGGTGGTTTACTTCTAGAGCTAGTGCAATTTCTTGTATTTTCCGCTGTGCTGTCCGCTGTTGTTGTGGGAACACGGCGAGTTTGACCGTTTGTTGCGTGATGGTACTGGCGCCGCTTTCGATGTGGTGATGAACGACGTCTTGCAATACGGCACGGCCCATCGCCAACGGATTGACCCCAATATTGGTGTAGAAGGTCTTGTCCTCCGCCGCGACAAAAGAATTCACAAGGTCGGGTGAAACCTGGCTGATCGACGAAATGGGCTGCCGGTCGCCGTCTCCTTGGAAACGCCCGATCACTTTCCCGTTTCGATCATAAATAACAGATGCGGCACGGTTGTTTGCGAACGTAGAAGCGCTTACGTGAGGTAGACCTCGTAGCATTGAGGCGATGTACCCCGCTCCGCCTGCGGCACCAAGTACAACAAGGCTGCCGAGACTAAATGCCGTGATTTTGATCGCCATCCACACAGGGCGTCGCTTTTGCCGTTCCTGCGCCGCATCATTCGCTCGATTCACTTTTTTCGTCTCTTGCTCGCTGGCCTTGCTGTTCCCCTTTGGCCCTTGCTCTTTCCCCATGATTCCCCTCCCTCCCGTTTGCAAGATTATAGCATAAAGCCCAATGTTCATTGGTGGTTTCCAATCTTATGTTGGATCAAATTGTGGAACTCATACCCAGGGAATGAAAGATTAGGACCTCTTTATTCCGGTGAACAAGTTGGACATGTGTCCTGTCGACTGTGCGTAGGATGATTACAGAAGGAGGCGGGAAAAGTGGCCAAACGATTTCGACCACGTCCCACTCGACCCTCACACTCCCGTCCACGTCTGTCCGTACGCTTCCCACGGTGGATGATGTCAACGATCGCGATGTTAGGTGTCTTGTTTGGTGGTCTCTATTTACTTGATGTGAAGTTGCGACCAATGGTCACGACGGCGTCCACCGCTTTGGCTCATAAAGCCGGATCGGAAGCCTTGAACGAGGCGCTCACGGATGAAATTATGGCCTATGGTGCACGCGGACCTTTGCTTGACACGACCGTCGACAAGCAGGCTGGCAACTTTACTATTACACGCGTGAACATGGCGGCTGTGACAAAGCTTCAAGGCGACGTGACGAGACAGGCACAGGCCCGCCTGCAAGCGTTGTCGAGTCAGAGCATCCGGTTGCCGTTGATTCGGATGTTTAGCGGATCGCTGTTATCAAAATCAACACTGACCATCCCTGTGAGAATGTCGATGCTTGGCGCCGTCCACTCGAGTATTGAATCAGAAGTGCAAACCAAGGGTGTGAACCAGGTTGTTCACATTATCTATGTTCACGTGACAGCGGACATTATGGTTATCACACCGGTTGTCACGACGCCGATCACGGTCGACTCACGCGCTCCAGTTGCTTACCTTGTCATGGCAGGGCCAGTACCTAGTGCTTACTACGGGCCGGAATTGTTCAGCAAGTCTAACAGCGGACTCGCGTCGCCTCCCCAATCCTCCCGGTAGAGGATTTTCGCTACTGCGCGGAGAATCTGAAATGGACGTCATTACCAAATAAAATACCATTATACAGGAGGTTGACTTGTGCGGGAACAAAATAACGATCATTCTCTTGAAGATGACCAGGAACCATCCAAAGATACGGTGCAAGACGACGGGGATTGGAATGAGCATGCGGTGGCGGATCGTGATGAGCTTGTTCCTGCCCAAGAGGTGCCTGACACGATTGACGACATAGATGCTCCCGGCGGAGACATAGACACTTCGGGCGCATCGGAATGGGCGGAAAATGACAGGGAGCCCGTGGAAGATATGGAGGAGACGTCCGATTCATTGGCGGGGCTTACTGACTCCGAAGCGGATGATGCACCAGAAGACACACAATTGCAAGATATGCCTCAGTCAGGTACTGAGCCGGACATGGCGGTGGCGGAACTGGCCGCCTCTACTGAACCCGCTACAGCTGGTCTAGTGCGTCGATTCCCGGAGCCAAATAGAGGTCGCCTGCTTCAAGGGTATATATCGATCCGCTGGAAGGTAGGCGGCTCATTCGCACTTTTATTCCTTATGATCATAATCATGGGCGTCGTGTCAGTCACACGTTTAATTGCCATGCAGAATCAAGTGAGTACGCTGGCCAATGAGCGGATTCAAGTCGTCGAGCAGTCAAACGCCTTGAAACAGGAACTACTTACGATGCAAACAAGCATGCGCGGGTATTTGATCACCGGTAACAGCCAAATTCTCTCTACGGGCTATAATTTGTTGAAAGACAAGTACGCACCGACTTTTCAGACACTCGGCGTACTGGTTCGCGGTGACAAAGGGGACGAGGCGTCTTTAGCTGCATCGGAACAGGGGTTTCAGGACTACATTAAGTACGCTGACAATCTGATCAATCTGCGCAGTGTAGGAGAGGGCAACCAGGCTATCGACGCTGAGTCCGCAGGCAATGGTGACGCCGCTGAGCAGAAAGCAACGGCTGGACTGGATACCATCATTCAAAAGTATCAAACGGAAGCGTCGAAAAGCGCGCATCAATTGAAACGATCCGTAGATACGACACTAATTGTCATGGCTATTCTGTTTGTCATCGCGATCGCGGTTGGCCTGGCGGCAGGCATTCCCGCAACATTTAACACACCGAGGAACATGAATCGCGTCACTCGGATGCTGCGGGAAATTGCATCTGCTGGTGGAGACCTGACCAAGCGAATTGACGACGTTCGCAGTCGGGACGAAGTGGAGAGACTGGCAACGGCAACGAATGAGTTGTTAGGATCCATCGCGGACTTGGTCAAACAAATTGGTCAACACTCTGATACTATCGCCGCCAGCTCAGAGGAGCTGACCGCAAGTACAGATGAGACGGCAAGAGCTGTCAACGAAATTGCAGCGACGGCTGGTGAATTTGCGGAAGTGAGTGAGCAAGCGCTAGGTGCCCTCAGTGGCTTGAATCAATCACTTGTCGCTATCCAAAACCACGGTAATGAGACGGCATTGAAAGCGGACCATGTCTCGGATGCGGTCCGGAATGTGAGTTCGACAACGGAACGCGGTCAGCAACTCGTGGATGAGGCACAAGGCTCCATGCAGTCGATGCAGTCGATGACAGAACGTGCGCACACAAGTGTTCAAGATTTGAATGCGTCGTCACAGGAGATTTCAGCTATTTTAAAAACCATTCGGTCGATTGCAGACGAAACGAATTTGTTGGCCTTAAACGCATCTATCGAAGCTGCCAGAGCCGGTGACGCTGGACGGGGATTTGCCGTCGTTGCGCAGGAAGTACGCAAATTGGCGGAGCAAAGCCAGCAAGCGAC
This is a stretch of genomic DNA from Alicyclobacillus dauci. It encodes these proteins:
- the yunB gene encoding sporulation protein YunB; translation: MAKRFRPRPTRPSHSRPRLSVRFPRWMMSTIAMLGVLFGGLYLLDVKLRPMVTTASTALAHKAGSEALNEALTDEIMAYGARGPLLDTTVDKQAGNFTITRVNMAAVTKLQGDVTRQAQARLQALSSQSIRLPLIRMFSGSLLSKSTLTIPVRMSMLGAVHSSIESEVQTKGVNQVVHIIYVHVTADIMVITPVVTTPITVDSRAPVAYLVMAGPVPSAYYGPELFSKSNSGLASPPQSSR
- a CDS encoding methyl-accepting chemotaxis protein; amino-acid sequence: MREQNNDHSLEDDQEPSKDTVQDDGDWNEHAVADRDELVPAQEVPDTIDDIDAPGGDIDTSGASEWAENDREPVEDMEETSDSLAGLTDSEADDAPEDTQLQDMPQSGTEPDMAVAELAASTEPATAGLVRRFPEPNRGRLLQGYISIRWKVGGSFALLFLMIIIMGVVSVTRLIAMQNQVSTLANERIQVVEQSNALKQELLTMQTSMRGYLITGNSQILSTGYNLLKDKYAPTFQTLGVLVRGDKGDEASLAASEQGFQDYIKYADNLINLRSVGEGNQAIDAESAGNGDAAEQKATAGLDTIIQKYQTEASKSAHQLKRSVDTTLIVMAILFVIAIAVGLAAGIPATFNTPRNMNRVTRMLREIASAGGDLTKRIDDVRSRDEVERLATATNELLGSIADLVKQIGQHSDTIAASSEELTASTDETARAVNEIAATAGEFAEVSEQALGALSGLNQSLVAIQNHGNETALKADHVSDAVRNVSSTTERGQQLVDEAQGSMQSMQSMTERAHTSVQDLNASSQEISAILKTIRSIADETNLLALNASIEAARAGDAGRGFAVVAQEVRKLAEQSQQATSRINQIINKNLELTNQVSRAMAEGVSAVAGGRQAFERTKQAFSDIHRAVQDVVPATVDIVERTLTQKELIDASQTSVSHLNQLMEKVAAGSQNNAASSEQTLATVEEIAAASHELSRIAEALEDTVGRFKV